Genomic DNA from Fimbriimonas ginsengisoli Gsoil 348:
TTCCGCAACCTGGTGGATCGCAAGATCCAGCGTTCCGCCATCTGGCAAGGTAGCCGAGTAGGCGGCAAACGGGGCGGTGGTGTCCCCGGCTGGAGAGTTATCTGAACTGCCGCTGCCGCCACATCCGGAGGTCAGCGCGAGCGCCGCAATCGCGGCGAAGCATAGAATTCTGCGCATCGCCCGGAAGAATAACACGATGGACACGCCGCGGGAAGAGCGCTCTGGGATGGACCGCTGTCTCCAGACCGGCCTTCCCCGCAAAGAGACCCGTTCATCGGCTGGGAGCCGAAGCCACCGATCCCTCCCCGACGCGCCGTCGGGAGGGTCCGGCCACCGGCCGGGCAATTCCCGCCTCAGTTGCAAACCGCAATTCCGTTTTGTAGAAAACTTCCGCATCCTATTCGACTGTCAAAGAGCAGAGCCAAAGGGGCTCAGTCTCTAATTAGGATGAGAGATCGGTAGACGTTTCCTAAGATGATGTCCTACCGTATTCGTCGCGGATTCAGACCGGCGGCGGCTACCCTTGCCTCTATATCCGCTTTCCACGCCGCTTTTCGTGGGCCGAAGCTGATCAACTCGTAGATGATACGATCTCCTTTCCTCTCGACCTCGTGACCGTCTACAAACCCGACGCCGGACTCCAAGAGCTGCTCGTCGAGTTGTACTTCGAAGTCTTGCAGAGCCTCTAGGTCTGCCAGCGGCGCTTCAAACGTGACGATCACTTTCGCGCGAGCCACTGGAGGCGTGTCTCCGATGGCGAACTCGTTTTCCCCCTCCCAGTTGGCAGGGATGATGCCGTGAAGTTCAACCTCCGGCTTAAGGAGAACGCAACCGGAAGCGGCTTCGATCTGTCGAACAACCTCGCTTCGATTCTCCATCGAATCCATCTGAGGCAGATGCCACTTCGCCCGTAAAACCTTCTTCTCCGCCCCGACTTGAATGGCTGAAAAGACGTGATACACCGACTGAAGCGACCGCACGCCTCATCTTAGCCTTGGCGCCCACTGCGCACGGAACTCGCCTGCGGTAGGTCCCCGTCTACAGATCTGCCCGAGCCGCAACCTGGCCGATGTTCATCGGTAAGGGCGGTCTCAGAAAACCGAAACCAAAGCGCGCTAAGCCGCTTACAGTGCCAGTGCCGTCCGGAGAAGGGGATATGTGCTCTCAAACCAGCATCGACTGCTGGGCGAAGATGCCCGCCATCGCGCCCTGCGATGATGCCTGGGTGACCGAGGGCAAGAAGGGCGTGGTGAGGTCGCCGGCGGCGTAGATGCCGGGCATGCTGGTTTGGCGCCGCTCGTCGACCTTGAGGACGATGCCGCCGGGCGTATCTACCGTGGCGAGGCCCAGTGATTCATGCAGGCTTGCGGAAGGCCTGTTGCGCGGATGGGCGAACAGGATGTCGACCGCGCAATTGCGACCCGTATCGACATTGACGGTGGTGATATGGCCGTTGTGATGGGCGATCTCGACGATCCGGCCATCGACGACAGGTACGTTGCGGCGCGCCAGATCGGCCCGGATATCGGGCGGAATGTCGTGACCATCGGCGAAGACAATCAACCTGTCGGTCCAATCGTGGAACAGACTGACAGACTGGTGCGACTGCGGGCCGGACCAGACGAGGCCCCAATGCTGGCCGGCGACTTCAAAGCCGTCGCAATAGGGGCAGGGCACGATGGACGTGCCCCAGCTTTCGGCAAAGCCCGGAACATCAGGCATCTGGTCGGTGACGCCATAGCTCAGAATCAGGCGGCGCGCCTCAAGGCTTTCGCCATCGCCAGTAAGGACGGAGAAATGGTCGATGGCGCCGGAGACGCTGTCCGCTCGGGCACTGACCAGCCTAATCGTGGGATATCGCTCCAGTTGCTGCCGCGCCTCGGCCAGGATGTCCAGCGGTGGCTTGTGATCGTGGCCGAGCAGGCCATGCGAGTGGCCGGCAAAGCGATTGCGCGGCAAGCCGGTATCGAGAACGGTGACCTTCCGGCGGGCACGGCCGAGCTGCAGGGCGCCGGCGAGACCGGCAAAGCTGCCGCCGATGATGATGACGTCATTCATCGTGAAGGGCTCCGTACTGTGGATGGAGGGGGTTGGGCTGGGTCTGGCGCACAACATCTCTTGTCGGAATGTGAGATTTTACGTTAATTACATGATTCGAGGCTGTCATTCATGATCGGTTACAGGCGGGTATCGAGCAGTGATGAACGCCAGTCGGTCGCCCTCCCCTTGGCAATAGCCCAAAACTAGTATATACTTGTCTACTATTTAGCGCCGACGATACCGTCGGCAAAAGGAGACAAAGAATGCCTTACCTAGACCAACACGCTGCCGCCGAGGCCCGCGCCCTGAGGAGCCGCGAAAACGGCGCCAAGAGCAAAGGACCTATCACCCCCGAGGGAAAGGCGATCAGTAGCCGCAACGCTCTCAAGCACGGGTTCAACTCGTCCAAGCACACCCTCCTCCCGACCGATGATCCCGAGGAGTTCGAGGCGCTTCGCGCCTCGTTCCACGAACAGCTCGAGCCAAGGAATGCGATCGAGAACTACCTTGTGGAAAAGGTCGTCGCCAACGCCTGGCGAGTGCGCCGCATCCATGGAATCGAGAGCTCCGTGCTCACATACGATCCGAAGGCGGGGCAAAAGCCGTCCCTCCCGTTCCAATACAACTTCCACAAGCTCCTCACCCTCGCCCAGTACGAGTCGCACACCGAGCGCAGCATCTACAAAGCCCTCCACACTCTCGCCGTCATGCGAGACGCCTACAAAACCCAGCAAATCCTCCCGATCGGCGACGACAACGAAAAGTAAAAATCGCGGAACGAACCCAGAATTGAACCTAAGCGGCCAAAAACGAACCCAGCGAAGACCCACCGTGAACCGATCGACTTCCGTTTGGCTCTGGAACGGCGTGGAAGTGGGATGTTGATCGAACGACTCCTGGCGAAGCGGCTTCAAGCCGGCGATGCCGGCGCGTGGGATCGGGTGGTGCGGCAGGAATACCCCCGCATTCTCCGGTTCCTGCGCCACCTGAGCGGGTCCGCGGCGGATGCCGAAGATCTCGCCCAGGGCACCTTCGTGAAAGCCCGGGAAGCCGCTCTCAAGTTCCGGCACGAGTGCTCGCTCCGGACGTGGCTGCACAAAATCGCCTACCGGGAGTTCACGCACTGGCTGCGCGACCGGCGCGAGACGCCCGAGCTCTTGCCCGAACGAGCCGCGCCGGAAGGTCGGTCCGACGACGCCGTGGTCTTGGCCGCCGCCATCGCCGAGCTGCCGCCCGACGTTCGCGACGCGTTCTTGCTCCGAGAGGTGCAGGAGCTCACCGTTCGTGAAGCCGCCGCCGTCCTGGGAGTCCCGGAAGGAACGGTCAAGTCCCGCAACCACACGGCTCGGGAGCGCCTTCGGGCAATGCTCGCCGGAACCTGGGAGGTTGTAGATGGAAACGAAAGCATTGGAGGTCAACGTGAACCGATTTGAGCGAGCGCTAGGCGAGCTGCGGAAGGAATCGCCGGTATCCGGCATCGAGCGGTGCCTACACGGCCAACCGGCCAACCCGCGCATTGCCTGGTGGCTTGCCGCCGGAGCCGCTTCCGGCGTCGCGGTCGTCGCCCTCGTGGCGATGCCGACCCCTGCCCACGCCGGCTTGTTGAGCCAAGTTCGAGACGCGATGGGAAGGGTGCGCCACGTGCACCTCCGCTCCTACATGGTCGGCCTTCCCGAAGCCAAGTACCCGG
This window encodes:
- a CDS encoding NAD(P)/FAD-dependent oxidoreductase; protein product: MNDVIIIGGSFAGLAGALQLGRARRKVTVLDTGLPRNRFAGHSHGLLGHDHKPPLDILAEARQQLERYPTIRLVSARADSVSGAIDHFSVLTGDGESLEARRLILSYGVTDQMPDVPGFAESWGTSIVPCPYCDGFEVAGQHWGLVWSGPQSHQSVSLFHDWTDRLIVFADGHDIPPDIRADLARRNVPVVDGRIVEIAHHNGHITTVNVDTGRNCAVDILFAHPRNRPSASLHESLGLATVDTPGGIVLKVDERRQTSMPGIYAAGDLTTPFLPSVTQASSQGAMAGIFAQQSMLV
- a CDS encoding RNA polymerase sigma factor, whose protein sequence is MLIERLLAKRLQAGDAGAWDRVVRQEYPRILRFLRHLSGSAADAEDLAQGTFVKAREAALKFRHECSLRTWLHKIAYREFTHWLRDRRETPELLPERAAPEGRSDDAVVLAAAIAELPPDVRDAFLLREVQELTVREAAAVLGVPEGTVKSRNHTARERLRAMLAGTWEVVDGNESIGGQREPI